aaaaggtaaaaaaaacgCCCGTACAAGGCTTCCGCAGTGGGGTAGGGGAGGATGTACGCAAACGTTATCTCCACATAATACGGGGAGAGGCAATTTCCAGAAATTGTACATGTCACTCACCTCTCGATTGCACccttacaactctaccactgggtcacATGCTCATCTGTAACTGCTTGTATTGAtatcaaaaaaagagagaaagaaaagaagcaagattAAGACCATAAATCTTCTTTCCACAAGTGCCATTTTAGTACATGACTATAAGAACTATGAATCAAAGTAGGAACTTCACTCTGTCTTCTTTTGTAGGATATTGGACATTGTTCATTCCCATGGTTTATGTATTTGCTTATTTCTCTAGTACAAGGAACAAGTGGGTTGAAGCAATCCTTTGTGTGTTAGTTTGTAACCTTGtgcccaatttttttttaaagttttacaTTGAAATTATGAAACCATTCAGAAGCTTGGCTAATCCACAGCTGTTTTCAGAGTTCAAATCCACCATTCACCTCTATTGAATTGGATCATAGTGATTCTGGGAGGGAAGGATGCACTGTCACAACTCTTACAGTAACTGCAGAGCCCAAGAACTGGCAAAACGCAATCAAAGTTGCTGTTCATGAGGTTTGTACTCTATCCTTTCCGTGTTTTCCATGATTCTATCAATTTATATTCTGTTCTCTTCGAAGTTTTGATTTCCTTAGCTGCACTGGATTTATTCTCACTATGCTGTTGAATGTATATGGGGGTGTTGTTTGTTTACATGGTGTTAAAAGCTACATATATATGATCCTGAGTTATCTAGTCTTAATTATTTTGCCTGGTGCAGGTCCGACGACTTAAAGAATTTGGTGTCACAGAGGGTGAATTAACTCGCTACATGGATGCTTTATTAAAGGATAGTGAGCATCTGGCAGCTATGATTGACAATGTATCATCAGTTGACAATCTAGAATTTATCATGGAGAGTGATGCACTGGGTCATACGGTAATGGATCAGATACAAGGCCATGAGAGTTTGGTTGCTATTGCTGGAACAGTTACTCTTGAAGAAGTAATTCCCACGCTCAACTTTCCTAACCATAAGCGCTGTTGTGCATCTacttcttttttcccccttatATGTGATgcatatatgttttattttctgTATATGGctaacaaaaacataaattattGTTCTAATTGTTTCTACCAATATAATTATCATATTCTAGGGTCGTGCAACCTCATGCTAGTTTGATTATCCAATATTTTATCTCCTTAAAGTTTCATATAGTCCCTGATTTTTTAGTAGAAGAAGCCTAGGTTTCAATGTCATATGATACGGAGGAAAAATTCATGTGAGTCTGATTTTGGTATTTTgtatgtttaaaattttttacATTCTCATTGATGTTTATCCTTAAAAGCCTAGGGTTAAATCTTTAGTGATTCTCATATTGTCATACGACCTGAAGTCCGGTAAACATCTCATACTTTCATGGCCTTGAGGTTCTTTCTAAAAGTTTACTTCATTCCTTTCAAATATTGAAGGTTCTCTATGGCTTTTGGTTAAGGGTCTTAAGTCAAGTTTAATTCCATCATAATGCGTATCCTATAATTATGGTGGGCATGTTTTGACATCATCATTCTACTTGCGGTATGCATATTGTCATGTATGGAGATCTGAGTTCATCATGCCAGAAGTTTCTAGGAAAAAGCTAGTGGTTTCACCAACACTCATGACTTGGAAAACTACCTTCTCAGTATGCCTATGACAAACAATCATTACCCTACTGTGTGCaggggttttgggttttttatttttttataatagaaTTACTACGTGTTACTGGTTGAACATATTGCTGGATGGGCAATATCATCAAGAGTTCAAGACCATGAGAAGTGCTTCGTTGAATTATTCCATTGCTGAATTACAATTAAGTTTATCCCTGTTTTACTTTTGTTGTTCTTTGTATTGTGTTCGTCTTTTTTCATTGTTGATGTTTTTCTTACTCCTTTGTATGCCAACCTTTTGTTATGTAGGTAAATTCCACGGGTGCAAAGGTGTTAGAATTTATTTCTGACTTTGGAAAACATACTGCACCCCTTCCTGCAGCAATTGTTGCATGCGTCCCAAAGAAAATGCATGTTGATGGAGTTGGTGAAACCGAGTTCAAGATATCTGCAAGTGAGATTATTGCGGCAGTAAAATCTGGATTGGAGGAGCCCATTGAGGCTGAGCCAGAGGTTTCTTTAGAAACTTCCCCTGCTTACGTCTCTGAACACCAATTCTTTGGCGTTTTCATGTAAAAAGCATAATTGAAGTAAATTatttgctgatttttttttgtcttgaatAATTTATGCAGCTTGAAGTGCCAAAAGAGTTGATTTCTTCATCACAGTTAGAGGAATTGAAATTGCAGCAGAGGCCATCCTTTGTTCCTTTAAGTCCTGAAGCAAATGTCACGAAAATGCTTGATGAGGACACAGGGATCATGCAATGTCGCCTTTCTAATGGAATTCCTATCAATTACAGGGTATGCTAAACGTATATATTTGTCTTCAGTTGCTTGCACAAATTTTTTTCGAAGTTTATACTGTTTTATGCTTAAGATTGTGCCTCTATTTGTCTCATCGTATTTATGTACGTGCTTGTTAATGCATAGAAGAGTGGAACTCTTGATTCTATTGGAATGTTACATGTTGTACGGTAACCTGCTGTTGTCCTCGCCGGAAGAGGTCCTCATTTTATACCTCACCtccttgttgatttgtgttttcTCTCACTGGAAAGTAGCCAAAGAGGGTGGTTTGGATTAAAGTGCAACCCTTCTGACCAACCTCACGAATTTCTTTGTTCTCTCACCATTTGATAAATGGCCGAGTATTATGAGTTTTTGGTTTGGTGACATGTCAAAGTGTTTGGCAGTAATCATTTGTAGCAACTAGATATTTTTGATCCATGAGAATATCTGCATTAAGAATGATTTATACTTCGCCGCATTAATATTCTTTGTGTGTGTAGATTTCGAAAAGTGAAGCCCAGGGAGGTGTTATGCGGCTAATTGTTAGTGGGGGACGAGCGGTCGAAAGTGCTGCTTCAAGAGGAGCTGTTGTTGTTGGCGTTCGAACTCTTAGTGAGGGAGGCCGTGTTGGCAACTTTTCAAGGGAACAGGTCAAAATAGATATACTTTTTAActatattttcttctcttttcatgcttctatattttttattactgGCCCTTGATCTCCCAGAGTGTCTCTTTTTCTATTTCTGATTCATGTTTAAGCTTAAAAGCTTAAACTTCATCTCTTCTGTAAGACTATAGAAACTTTGAggattatgtaaattataagaTGGCAACACGAATTTTACCTTTAGTTTTggtgaaatgattttttttgttctgtgaAATCGAGGGCGTTTGTTTGATTGAGTATGGTACTTAACTAGGTAGTAACTGGCATATTCAGTCTTTCACTCAGGCATCACTCATCAGTCACACCACGTTTATTTTGGCATGTGCTAGTGTTCCCCCAATCAACATGATGTTATTTGGACTAGCAGGTTCTAATGGTGACAATAGGACTAAGCACCAGACACTGTTCCCATTTAAATTCTCAAATTCATATAGCTTTTAATAATATGTTGAAATGCTTTGTGATAGGAGTGCCTTTTATGCCTTTAACTGCTTTGCATCTCAGATGTCAGCTTTGTGGGAACTTCTACTAGAACTGGGTCCAATTTACGTTAAAGTTATGCTAATAGAATAGAGAGACTAAGTCATGACAAAGTTTATTCATCAACAACAGCTTTATTCTTTGACACTTACATGATTTTCTCTTCTGAAATTCTGAAAGGAACACACGCTCCTGCACTGCTTTCCCTGTTTGTCAATTTGGCATATTCTCATTATGCATCTCTCTCAAATTAAAATTGACTTTTAATTCCAAAGCAAAGACAGTTTATTATCATGTTCCTTCATGCTTACTATTTCTAGTTGTGAATTGTAATGTGGTTCATCAGCGCCATTTTTACATCTTCCTTCAATACGGAATCCTTCCATAGGCTAATTATCTCACATATGTTCAATGTTTTTCCCCCTCCAGGTAGAACTCTTTTGCGTGAATCATTTAATTAATTGCTCCTTGGAGTCCACTGAGGAATTCATTTGCATGGAGTTTCGTTTTACCCTGAGAGACAATGGGATGCGAGCAGCTTTCCAGTTGCTTCATATGGTGCTTGAGGTAAGAGTGTAATCTTCCACAATCTATGTTCCATGGGtctttctctttattttgtCCCACACAGTTGGCCATCTTGAATTACTGTGTTTAATAGCTTTGATGCCCATGTTCTGTGAGGTATTGATCATCCGTCACCCCTTTGTTTTCATGTTAATGTTGCAACTTGCAGCACAGTGTTTGGCTTGAGGATGCATTTGATAGAGCAAGACAGTTATATTTGTCATATTACCGGTCCATTCCCAAGAGCTTAGAAAGGTCAACAGCTCACAAGCTCATGTTAGCAATGTTGAATGGAGATGAGCGGTTCGTTGAACCTACTCCAAAATCATTACAAAATTTAACGCTGAAAACAGTTAAAGATGCAGTGATGAATCAGTTTATCGGTGATAACATGGAGGTATGCAATTAAACTCTCAAATTTGCCATTATATCTGCggattaaactttttttttcccctaaagCACTGCATGCCTTCAAACTTCAGGTAAGTATTGTTGGAGACTTCTCAGAAGAGGAAATTGAATCTTGTATTCTAGATTACCTGGGCACAGTGAGAGCAACAAAAGAATCTCAGAGAGAGCTTGAATTTAGTCCTATAATGTTTCGACCAACTTCATCTGATGTGCATTCTCAACAAGTAAGAATTCAAATATTCTATAGTATGCATTTGTTGACTTGAATATCTGAATGTTTAAAATGCATCCGACTGTTACCTGGTTTATTTTAGCAACACTTTGTTTAGCTTTATGCTTCACCATGCTAtgcttattaattttattttaagcaGGTATTTTTGAAGGATACCGATGAAAGAGCGTGTGCCTATATTGCAGGACCTGCACCCAACCGCTGGGGTTTTGCCGTTGATGGAAAGGACCTCTTTGAGTCAATTCGTAATACATCGACTGTAGATGGTGCGTTAATTTCTCCGTATTGACAAGTTGATATCATGTTTGTTTTTTACCTTTTTAAATTCTCATTCAATTAGACATCTTAAACATAACAGAGCCATGAGAACTTAGTGACAGTTATTAGGCTTTTGCCGTCTCTCTTGGCTACTTATGTTATCCACTTGTTATGCATTAGGAGGTTtaaggaatttctacaattcctTTGGACTCTTTATGCTAGATTTGATGTTCATTTTATCCCTTGTATGCTCTGTGGAGTAAAGATTTTGATGGTTTACAATATCTACTAAAAAAACTCCTGTGCACAATACTCCCGCAGTGGCAGGGTCAGGGATTGGGAACAGGTAGGATGTACATAGACTCtatcctcacataatatgttgagaggctatttccaggaattgaatctGTGACTTCTAGGTTGCGCCACTGCAACTCTATTATTGGGCTACATGATTGGCTGTTGGTTTACAATATCTACtagtaaaaattttaaaaaaatctacttGGTGATTTATGAAGCTGCAACAACCCCTTAGACTGTTCACTAGATTTTGAtgttttacccttttttttttgaagtactTTTTTATGTGGACAGGCAAGCATGTGACCCATTGGTAGAGTTGTGGAgatgcaacttagaggtcacatgtcCAATTCCTGGAAATAGACTCTCCACAAattatgtggaggtaaggtctgtgtacatcTTGCCTTTCTTATATttctaaaaggaaaaaaaagggaaaaatccAAGCTATTTACATATTGATATAAGTAGCCCGTTGTCTATTATAGCCGTAACCTTTCACCCTACTTTTGGCTAGACATTGATAAATTTTACAGTGGTGAAATATAGTTGGTTAGCTCACTTGGTATGCTCAACCTTATCCTATGGCTGAACCTCATACTATGGCCCAATTTGAATCCCACCATTCAAGGACCTCCTGTTGAAAATTCCATGTTTGCATCACATTCGTCCTGCAAATAATTGTATTTTATGTTAAGCGTCAAAAATCATTATGCAAAGAAGTTTGTTGTTACAGGGATCTTTGTCCTTGGGCTAAGAAActtaaatataagaaaatactGGATGTGAAGGTCATAAAAGATGTGCTTCCATTTTCAGAAAGCATATGTCGAATGACGTAAGTCATGGATGTAATTCAGTCATTTAGAAGTAGATTTaaacgttttttttttctgtacaaTATCTGTTTGCTCTCATGACAGATATAGGCTCATTGGTCTGCTATTGTAGGGTAGTTTAAAAGATTGGTGCTGCTCATGGAAGAAAACAATTTTGCAAGTAGATGAATTAGAATGAGGGTTCAAGCACTTTATGAGGATGTTGACTTGGCTGTTGCTCATGGCGTCCTTTAAAAATTTGAATAATGAGTATTTTTTTGCTAATAATGTTGTGGCGTGAAATGGGTTTTACAGATACACTGTACAAATCTGAAGGACAGTTAATGGAGGGTGAGATTGTTGACAAGAAATTACAACGAAAACTTCGCAACCATCCACTTTTCTTTGGAATTACAATGGGTTTGCTGGCTGAGATTATAAATTCGAGGTAATTCTTCGTACACGTTTGCCCTTAAGCAAACAAGGGGAGTATAGAAGTGATGCGTGAAAGTGATCTTCCTACGGTTGTTTTATAATTGCTTCTTTGAACAGAACGGGTGTTCGTGGATATTTATTGGGACTCTTCATTTACTATAGAAGACCAATTGCATTAAATACTATTGCTCATAAAACTACAGGGACATTCACTTTGATCCCAACAATGTTTCTATTAGTACCAATTACATGCTGACATGCTGTTAGACAATTATTGTAAAAGTATTTTCAAGAATAGCAAgaaaaacactaaatcaagAAGATCAATGCGTCATAGATACCCATGGAGTTAGATTTCGTTATTTATTCTTGTTGTGGATCTCTGTTATGTGGGATCAAAATATTTAGATTAAATATGTTTTGTTATGAACACATGGGTACTAACATCATTGCTGGCAGATGACCCTTTGAGATCCCTTATGTAGTTGCTATTAGTTGTCTGTATTTTTTTGCCAATAGTTTTTATTCCTGTCCTTTCCCTTGAGGTATGTTCTAAATGTTTTTGAACTAATGGAACTGAAAACATGACATATCAATTCCTTCATCCAGGCTATTCACTACGGTCCGAGATTCTCTTGGGTTGACATATGATGTATCATTTGAATTAAACCTATTTGATAGTCTTAAGCTTGGATGGTATGTGATATCTGTGACATCAACCCCAGGCAAGGTATTGGATAACATCCAtatatttcatttaattttgtccTGTCATCTTGGACCTCCTCTCTAATTCTGGTCTATTGATTGTCCAGGTGCATAAAGCTGTCGATGCATGCaagagtgttcttagaggtttgCCTGGAAACAAGATTGCACAAAGGGAGTTGGACAGGGTTAGTATGCTACTGTCAGACTGCATTTTATATTGCTgtattttatgcaatttcacttGAAGCGTAGAGCATTGGTGCAGCTAACATGATTGATGGGAGATCTTAGATTGACTtcctcccaagtcccaacatGATGCAAGTAGATACAAAGTGTCTCTCACAAGTTTAAGTGGTCAAACACTTTGTCATTATACTTGGTGATTTATAAAGAATctgtttattttaattttcagcTAACATGGTGACTTATAACGAATctgtttattttaattttctttgataaaaaaattaagttacCCAGTGGGACTTTCAATTTTCTGTATGATTTGCTCAAAATCTTTGCATATGTGTTGCATTAGTAATATAAGTTGAGAAGAATGGGACATCATGTCACTTGAAATGCATATGAAGTAACTTTTATAATTGCAGGCGAGGCGGACTCTTTTGATGAGACATGAAGCTGAGATTAAGTCTAATGCCTATTGGCTTGGATTATTAGCTCACTTGCAAGCTTCTTCTGTGCCGAGGAAGGTAAAATGGATAGATTGATGCGCTTTTTTCTTCTATGCTTGAGTTTACTACTGATTTTACATAGAAACCATACTTAATGTAAATGTACTGAAATTGAAGTTTCGACTTTGCTGTGAActaatttttccttttcttttggcgGCTATGGTTTTCAGGACATTTCATGCATTAAAGATCTTATTTTTCTCTATGAAGCTGCCACTATTGAGGATGTATACCTTGCATATGAACAATTGAAACTAGATGATAATTCCCTATATTCGTGCATTGGGATTGCTGGGTCTCAGGCTGATGACAAAAGTACTGGTGAGGGCATAGGTTAGTATAGCTGGCCAAGTTGCATTCACTTCAATTTTGCTGGTGTTTCTGGTTCCTTATACCTTTGGGTCAATTTAATTGCTACTACTGCAGTTGGAACCGTTTGGATGTATTTAATTTTCCATGGTTTTGGAATGTTAATAATGACTAATTTGAGTTCTTAATAAAACCCAAGACCTCATgactttgaaaaaaatttaatgaggAGTTATAATTATTGTTCTatctttttgaaatttatgtcttcaaatatttttggtttattttgtcCTAGTAGTTTGAAATAAGCTGTTTATTTATTCTGGCTTGCTAACACATTTATCCCTTATTATGCTCCCAGCTTccttggaagaagaagaactggATGGAGGTCTCCAAGGAGTAATTCCTGTGGGACGTGGTCTATCTACAATGACACGGCCAACAACATGAACCCCCTAATTCTTACTATCAGTTTCTTTTATAGTGGAAAAGGCTTACAATAATAGGAGGTATGTAACCATTTGGCATGGAAAATATGCATTGTTTTGTGGGAGGTTAGTTTATGGGCCTTATAGTCCTGTGAGTATGTCAATTAAAGCTGCACCTGCATGCCTTAGAGTACTTGTTCTTGATGTAATTGAAGCTGAATGACTAATTGGGATAAAGATATTTAATTGTTATCTGTTCTTCTATTATAATTTATCGTAAAAGCAATTTTTGAAGCCAACTGATCATATATTTTGACTTAATTGCTATTTGAAGTGTTGTAGATAATCCACACAATGAATCCCACAGTTAAAAGTTAAGAGAAGTGAAACTAGTATATAATGCACTAGTTGGACCCTAGCTCATGAGCCATAGGCTTTTGAGCAAGTGTGGGGCCCATTAATATGGGCTAACCCCAATGTCTTTAATCTAACATTAAGCATCATTTATTGTGATATATGTTGCATCAGTGCAAAACGAGAGATCTAGCAAGATTCTTCTGCATATGTTGGCATTTGCGAGAAATTTATAGATCTAGCAAGATGTTTCCGCATATGTTCTTGGTATTTGCGAGAAATTTATTGACTAGTTAGTCAGTCAACGCTCTTAATAGTCATTTTGAATCAAGGAAAGCAGTTGCATTTAAGATCAAATGGTCGTGTTAAGTTGTGAACCATATATAGATCAGTCTATCATTTGCTCTACTCAAAGTTGGTCTGACATTCATAACTCTCGTCACCTAGAGGAATTGCTTACTTGGAAGATCACATTTTAATTGGGAATCTTTTGTTCCGTGAGAGATAAAATCCTTAGAATTTTGGTGGGAAGCAAACAGCAAAATGGTATGGCTTTCTAAGGTGACTTGGTGTTACAATCCAGCGAAACATAACCAGTAACTGGCTTGGAAATTGGAAAGCTAGATTTTTGTTAACTGGTTCCTCTTAATTGTCTCACTATCCGGAGAGGGTTCACATCTATTTTTCTTCCCTTCAGACATTTGTAGATGTGCAGAGCTGTGGGCATGCTGCTGGAATTCAAGGAAAtaattctattggcatctttaaagGGGGTAGACATGACCTAAGGGTAAAACGCAGATTGAGGATTGGTAAAACAAGAACAATAAAATGGGGAGAGTGTGGTGCACATGTAGGGTTTGTATTGAAGCTTTCTAAGTATGGTGTGGGTTGCACTGAATAGTATAGCCTTGGACAGCAGTACAAGAGCACCTCCTGGTGGCTTATAATTTTTGGATCTTTTATCTATGTTAAAAGGTGGAGATATGGCCAGCTTCGCTGTATTGAAAGACGCTGAAAATGTTTGACTTTACTTCTAATTGACTTTTAATCATAGTCAGTTAATTAAGTGTAAGATTTTGAGAGCagccaaaaatgaaaaataaataaatgtgaaGGCTAAGCCTGAGGGATCCCATTGTATTTTTAAGGTTCAGCATATTCAAATTGTTTCCATTGGGAAGTGTTGAATGATCTCTATTCTTGGCTTGTGAGGGGGAAGAACAAAGGTTCAAGCTTTTCCATTGTTTAAACATTGCACCCCTTTGTCCAGTGGAATTTGTGGGGGGAGAGAAATAATGGGGTTTTATGTGGTATGGAAATATTGATTAGTGAGCCGGAATCTTCAGTTTTATGAGGAAGTGCCTTTTGTTTTCGGGGTTGACATTATTTGTAGTCGTTATGTTGTTCTCAACGttttttcaatttgtttcaTTCTTCTGGCTTTTGGTACTATCCTTATGCTTACTGTGATTGTGgtacttcttttttctttttttcttttggcttttctcgttaagaagaaaaagaaaatagactTTCTACATGGGGGAGAAGAGGCAATTTGGGAGGTGTCTTAAGGCTCCATTAGACCTACTTGAGGCTTGCCCACACAAAAGTAATATTTTTTACAGTAACTTGTGGCTCTTCTTGGTTACATCAACATGCATGCTTGACTGTGCTATGTACCATGCCGTCAAGATGTCCCTTGTTTATCTTCATACATTGTTTTGATACTGTCGTTCTAAGCATAAGATATTAGGTTATGAAATGCTAATTGTTTCACTTGTAGGACATCGGCAGTGGCAAGTAAGAGCGTCTGCAGCATAACAACACTTGCCTCTCTCCATCAGCCTCCTGCCTTGATGGTGAATTCTTACTTGATGTAGCCAGCATGGATAGATAAGGAAATAGATGCATATTGATTTTTAAGATTCAAGGCGCCGGGTCTTCCATTTTCCCACCATTACAGGGTCCTGAAGTGCACTCGGAAAGGGCGCTATTGCTAAACAAATTGCGTTCTGGAAAATTGAACTCTGCATAGGTTCGGCACACTACATGTATTTGTCCTTCATTTATTGTCAATAACATTTGCCGTGTACTGTTGCCTTCCCATTTTTGATATTGGTTATGTGGTTTGTTAAATTCTCTGTAAAGATCCCATTTTTCTTGGCGTATGGTTTTTTAATGTCACTGTCATATTCCAGAAGATTGCCGTATTTGTGGTGCTGCTATGATTGTGTTTGGTTCTTCACTTGTGACACTAAGGCAGACTAGTTCCTTAAAGAAGTAAAATGGTTGCTTCGCCTTTTTAATGGAACAAGTCAAAATACATCGAAGTAGTTGGCCTTTTCTGTTGGTTGGACATTTGGCAGGATTGATAATTTAACCAATAACTCTCAACCATGAGTGTTTTTTCTCGGTGTCAATCTTTCAACAGAGgctgattttaaaaaaaagagaaggtaTTGATCTCAAGATTGGGATTCCTCCAGGTATAATGATTTTTGACAAGCCTTTCTTAGACTTCTTAGATTAGGGTTTAAATCATGAAAAATAGGGAGTACAgaattcatttatttctatACAATTAAGTAATTGGCTCCTCAAAATGCCACGATTGGTTACTTTAATTCCTTGTCTGATGAAATGGCAAGGGTATCAAAGAGGAAAGGCATAAATAGTTCAAGGCAACAAGGCCCTAcaggataaaaaaaatagactGCCTCCATGTTTCATCATATTACAGTCAGAAACACACCTCTAACTCTTGCAAGAAAGGGTGAAGTTTGACATCACAACAGCAATCTTTGCTGTTACATGTAAAATGTTAATATATACTGATTAAATGATACAATAAATAACCCAACTTGTTATGCTAAAATTGTTAGCTGATTTCTTGAGCTGCAGAGGGCGAGGACGAGGCCTTTTCGATCCCATCACCGGAAGTATGTGATTTGATATATGACCGGGCAACATCCAACATCAAATCCACCTCTTTTTTGTACTACACAGGATTACCATACAAATTGTGAGACTAGAACAGTAGAAATTCCCAACTGAGTTTAAAAAAGGAATTCTTAGATGTAATCAGAAGGATAAAACCACAAAAGAGTGCACAGTTACCAAAGATGAACCTACCT
This genomic window from Tripterygium wilfordii isolate XIE 37 chromosome 9, ASM1340144v1, whole genome shotgun sequence contains:
- the LOC120005737 gene encoding stromal processing peptidase, chloroplastic-like isoform X3, which produces MRYLILPNKVPPNRFEAHMEVHAGSIDEEDDEQGIAHMIEHVAFLGSKKREKLLGTGARSNAYTDFHHTVFHIHSPTCTKDSDDLLPLVLDALNEIAFHPNFLASRVEKERRAILSELQMMNTIEYRVDCQLLQHLHSENKLSKRFPIGLEEQIKKWDADKIRKFHERWYFPANATLYIVGDIDNISKTVHQMEAVFGQNVLESEKSVTPTPSAFGAMANFLVPKFSVGLSGALPHERPLNSVDQSKVMKRERHAVRPPVKHDWSLPGSITDVKPPQIFQHEMLQNFAINMFCKIEVNKVQTYGDLRNVLMKRIFLSALHFRINTRYKSSNPPFTSIELDHSDSGREGCTVTTLTVTAEPKNWQNAIKVAVHEVRRLKEFGVTEGELTRYMDALLKDSEHLAAMIDNVSSVDNLEFIMESDALGHTVMDQIQGHESLVAIAGTVTLEEVNSTGAKVLEFISDFGKHTAPLPAAIVACVPKKMHVDGVGETEFKISASEIIAAVKSGLEEPIEAEPELEVPKELISSSQLEELKLQQRPSFVPLSPEANVTKMLDEDTGIMQCRLSNGIPINYRISKSEAQGGVMRLIVSGGRAVESAASRGAVVVGVRTLSEGGRVGNFSREQVELFCVNHLINCSLESTEEFICMEFRFTLRDNGMRAAFQLLHMVLEHSVWLEDAFDRARQLYLSYYRSIPKSLERSTAHKLMLAMLNGDERFVEPTPKSLQNLTLKTVKDAVMNQFIGDNMEVSIVGDFSEEEIESCILDYLGTVRATKESQRELEFSPIMFRPTSSDVHSQQVFLKDTDERACAYIAGPAPNRWGFAVDGKDLFESIRNTSTVDDTLYKSEGQLMEGEIVDKKLQRKLRNHPLFFGITMGLLAEIINSRLFTTVRDSLGLTYDVSFELNLFDSLKLGWYVISVTSTPGKVHKAVDACKSVLRGLPGNKIAQRELDRARRTLLMRHEAEIKSNAYWLGLLAHLQASSVPRKDISCIKDLIFLYEAATIEDVYLAYEQLKLDDNSLYSCIGIAGSQADDKSTGEGIASLEEEELDGGLQGVIPVGRGLSTMTRPTT